The Terriglobales bacterium genome contains the following window.
GATGTTGACCTCGCCGGGGGCGGAGATCTCCCCGCTCTGCGGGTCATACTCGAAGTCGGAGCCGTAGATCTGGTCGTAGCGGTTGGCCTGGCGGCCGTAGACCACGATGCTCACGTCCTGGAGCTGGATGCGGCCGCTCTGCTTGAGCTGGATCTCCTTGGAGGCGCGGATGGTGAATAGCGTGCGCCCGCCCTCGGAATGGGAATAGGTGAAGCCGGTCGTGCTCTGCTGGACCTCGGAACCGGCCGACCGCACCGGCCCCGGGATGATGGGCCGGGCGCGCAGCCGGGCGTAGACATAGAAGCCGGCCACGACCACGACGATGGCGGCGGCGGAAAGGGCGAAGGCGCGCCGCAGGCGCTGAACCGGGACGGGCATTGCCTCCCATCTTACAGGATGGGTCGGCTCAGGAGCGGCGCAGCACCAGGGTGCCGGCGATCATGTCGTGCAGCGCCTGCTTCTTCTCCGTCCAGCCCGCCATCATGTAGCCGATCAGCAGGGTGGCCGAGGAGATGAGCTTGGAGAAGTGGCGGCCGGTGGCGCGGGCGAAGGAGATGCGCCGCCCGCCCAGGTCGGTGACGTAGATGCCCACCACCCGCTTGCCCAACGTGGCCTGCTTGGAGGAGCTCTCGAAGAACGCGAAGTAGAGCCAGTAGGAGAGCAGGCCGACCAGGCCGCCCAGCAGCGCGGCCACGATCTGCAGGGCCGCCTGGTCGGCGCCGCCGCC
Protein-coding sequences here:
- a CDS encoding RDD family protein → MPPAAAPVVVAAPVVSAAPAASAAQMAPVAAAAPAAAAAPRYAGFWLRVGAIMIDAILLEFVIIPLSFMVGLMVGLAGAGGGADQAALQIVAALLGGLVGLLSYWLYFAFFESSSKQATLGKRVVGIYVTDLGGRRISFARATGRHFSKLISSATLLIGYMMAGWTEKKQALHDMIAGTLVLRRS